GGAGGGACGTTGGAGTCAAGCATTAGACATCTTGTTTTTTCCATCAGAGATCTGTTTTTTCTCTCGCTACACCCGTTCGATTGAGGTGTGTAGGGAGTAGTCAGTCTTCTGTTTATACCGTACTCTTTGAGGAGGTTGTCGAAAGCTTTTGATCGGTACTCACCACCATTGTCTGTATGGAGGTTCTGTATCTTGGTTTTATGGAATAGTTCGACGTTCTTCTTATACTCCTTGAATTTTTCGATAACTTCACTTTTTTGTGACATGAAGTATACACAGCAATATCTTGTGAAGTCGTCTATGAACGTGACGTAATACTTCGAACCGCCCATTGATTGATGCTCAAAAGGACCGCATACATCACTGTATATTATCTGTAGAGGCTCAGTAGAGAATATTTCACCATAGCTTTGAAATGGTAGAGTTGACATTTTACCTTTGATGCAGGTTTCACACGGTTCAAGAGATTTTTCTTTGAAATCAAGTCCTCTTATCATCTCATTTCTTTGCATTAGTTTCAGGTCTCTCTCATTAACGTGACCTAATTTTTTATGCCACTTCATAATTTCGCTTTCTACTACAGGCGTGAAATTTGCTGTCTCCGTCGGCTCTTCAAGTTCAAGGTAGTATAACCCGTCTCTTCTCTTTGCTTTTAAGATTACACTTTCGTCTTCTAGGACACTAGCTTCATTCTTTTCAAATAAGACTTTAAAGCCATTATCTGTTATTTTGCTTACTGACATTAGATTATTTGTCAAGTCCGGAACGTAAAgcgtattttttaaagtatatTCGTACTCATCAGCATGTAGTACCACTTTTCCTTTACCTTCTACATTTGCAGTATGCTTTTCTGACGCCAATCGTAGTTTATCAGATGCAGGGATTAGGTTTGTCAACAAATCTTCTTCTCCTGTCATGTGCGACGTACAGCCGCTGTCAAGACACCACGAtccatttttgaattttgacgtTTCAGTTGTCAGACATACATTGAAGCTCTtttgttgatttttgtttacgtttttcttttgttttttcttcgacCAACAATCTTCCGTTGAATGCccttttttattacaattgctGCACATTAAACTCTTTTTCTTTGCTTTCATGTAGAATGCTTCTGAAGTTTGGGGCTCAGATTGCCTCCTTGCTTCATGTTCTTCGATTATTTTTACCTTGAGAGTTTCAGGGCTAGGCAAAGTATCTCTCGACTCAATCGCCGTTCTAAAGCTGTCGAAATTTGTAGGCAGACTATACAACATCATTATGCTTAACAGCTCTGAGTTGATAGTGACTTTCATGTCTTCTAGTTTACCTACGACATCCATGAAGTTGTTGAGATGGTCTCTTACGTCTTCTTGAGGTGACATTTTCTTCAAAACTAATTGTTTTAATAGGGTAGCTTTTCTGGCTGGTCCCGAGCTTTGATAGATGGATACTAATTTGTCCCATACCTCTTTTGACGTGTTGCAACCTTTAATTTGCTTAAGTTCTGCTGGAGATATTAGCAGTAATAGCTCAGACCTTGCTTTTCTATCTTCTTTTTCAAAAGCACTTTTTTCTTTAGTAGTCGCGGTCTccaataattttttttcgccgCTCGCGTATTCCCACAAGTCGCTTCTTATTAAGATTGCTTGTGCTTGTAGGCACCATGTGTCGTAATTGGATTTCGTTAATGTTTCGATGTTACGAAAATTCGAACCCATTTTTCTTTTCTCACTTTTACACTTTTTTATTCTTGCATATTAtttatcacttttattttttactaaccGCGATCTGCTACCACTGATGGTGGAAAGCAGTGATAGAATAATACAAGTGTATTGATGCAATATTaatagattttattttagagagaaaacattcttacgtgttacacgatTGATAGATAAGCATCAAAAATAGAAAACATGTCACAAGAACAAATTCAAATATCAATGACAGCGTAGACAGCCAGCACTTTCCAACACAGCATGTCGCCGGCGCGCGTGAGGCAGGAGGCAGAGACGGACCGGTCGGAAATGCGTAAGTTCGTAGAATGTAATATAAAGCGAGATAAATCAGAAGCTCTGTTTCCTAAGTATGCTAACGTGTATTATAACTTCAATTTACCTGATCTCATTTATCACTacatagtataaataaataaatattataggacatttttacacaaatcgactaagccccacggtaagctcaagaaggcttgtgttgtgggtactcggacaacgatatatataatatataaatacatagaaaagaaccatgactcaggaacaaatatctgtatcatcatacaaataaatgcccttaccgggattcgaacccgggaccatcggcttcataggcagggtcactacccactaggccagaccggtcgtcgaacaAATATAAAACAAACTCGCTtcccgctgtctgtctgtccctaTGTATCCTTAGATCATTAAAACATTGCaacggattttgatgcggttttttttaaatagatagAGAATGGTTCTTCAAAAGGAAGGTTTATGTATAATTTACgaaggtttatttatttacttatgacATATTCGTATACCTTATATATGCTAAGTAAAGTCGTAAATCGCACTGCTGTTATGTCTGCTTATCACGGCTACATATCTTCTGCTTTAAGATACGGAATTATCTTCTGGGGGAACTCTAGCCAAGCCAACGATGTTTTCAAAGCACAAAAACGGTGCGTAAGATCGATCTGTAAGTTGAGGTACAATGCCAGCTGCAAACCATATTTTAAGCAACTTCACTTACTAACCGTGCCCGATTTGTATATTCTGGAGACTACAATGTTcgtcaaaaaaaatctacatcTTTTTAAAAATGTTGTAAGTGCATGACATTGTGATAAACTTTACCCAGTTCCTGGCAAATCGGCTCTTTTCCAGAAGAGTATTTTTGCAATGGCGCCGAAAATCTATAATGGTTTGCCTTAATCACTGAGGTTGATAGATGACGAGATAGTTTTTAAGACTCTATTGGTTAAGTTTTTGAATGAGCACTGTTTTTACTCAATGACTgaatttttcaatattaagcAATGACTTGtataatttcaattatttgacatatttaacaattacatccttttaaaataaattatttctcttGACATTTGATGTATTCCGTTAACCTTTTTCTTGCTAGCTTTTAAATTGACCACAAATAACTTAACCATAGATGATCATAGACATAGCCGTATTTTCGTTTTAGTTTTGGTTTGACATGTTCtaatttcaattttaagttatttgtatatctgtaaatatgtttttgtaaatatttgtaaatatgtcTTATATTTTCTGATTTGCATGCCTTCTGGCTAAATGCGCTGATACCCAAATTCTATTGTATATGACAACATCTAATATGTACGTGCatttttagcaaataaaattttgaatttgaatttgaatttgaatttgttgACCTgtgcgaagccagggcgggtcgttcataaataattaaaaaaacatgaagtGTTGGCCTGGTTGTCTCAATCAACTTACATGTAGGTAGCATTGTAAACAATCTATGTTGACTAGACTTATAtagaccgggatatgaaccgtgattaccttttgttaaCTGTTAATCTATGTTGATTCATCCATATATTTGTCTTACTTACAActgtaagcgccacttgcaccatcccattaacccggggttaactggttaaactgTTAACATACGTTAacgtgtcaaattgtactggtaaacatggtaactccaggtttaaccggttaacccttggttagtggaatggtgcaagtggtgctaAAGGTTTCACACAGGACAACCCTTTATTTCAGCCCTTATTAAGGAGGAAGCCGAATTTATGGATGAGGAGGTGCGTGTGAAGGAGGAGTGTGAGGACAGCACAGACGGGTGCGGCGTGAGCGAGGCAGCCATGCTGGCCGGCCTGTACGACGAGCACGTGGTCAAGGACGAGCTCGTGCTGGGGCCGGAGCGCCCGCACCGCCCCACAGTCGCCCCGGTGGTGAGAGGTGTGTTGATTGTTGTTTAACTactgggctatgtcggtgactttagttcgtctacggatctcctcatttctgattcgatcaagCAGAGAaactccaagcatagccctctccatagctcgttgagcgactttgagttttgagatgaggccgatagtgaaagaccacgtttcggagccgtaagtcatcactggtaacacattgattaaagactttcgtcttgaggcactgaggtatgccGGACGAAAAgacggtgttctgccttttcgcagaactatttttggcggaatttcatttgccaaccaacatttcgccgacgttttactttgacaactaacgattagcaaatttttgtatgacGTTTCAATTGGTAGAATTATTGTAAAGCGGATTATTATAACGCCTCGAAACTTTTGGGAGACTTATCATTTGTCAAATCTTTCACTTGGTTGAACAACTCTTGGACGAATAACGTTTCGTTGAAGTTACAGTTCGCTTTTCATACATTAGGCAagttacaaataagaaaaagacacataccaaaaaatcaaaaatggccgagttgttggactttttataatgtatattttaatatttgaagccagtggcagcgagcgagcgaagcgagcgagcaaTACCTTCCTGGGCAGAGCCGACTTGGATATGGTTAAAAGGTTAGAAGACTAAGGCTCCCGAGCTTGgctcccgccttagtcttcgaggttatttttttttaacaacccAAAACACGTAATTACACAGCAACTTTCGGGTCAAATATCCCAACTTTCGTGTCAAATATCTCgggcatttttgattttagagaaaagttattcctacaaaacatgcttattttagcatattgtctacgattacacaataaaaaatagatgTTATAGTGACACAACATCCATCGTAAATTTGACCAAACCTAATCCGCTGATAGAAATATTTTGGCCTCACCTAAAAGTCGACGGTCTTTCGTTATCATATCGCATATAACCGCCACTTCATTTAGGCTGGAGCCCGTTGTTGGCTTCTCTGGGCGAAGGTCATCTGCATACTGAGAATTttcatatttcatttcattcaatTTTCGCTATTCCAATTTCTCCATTAATAGAATGAGTCTACATGTAACTTTTGAACAGCcgtaatgttttttttctcctaaataactataagtacttaaCAATTGTAAATGTTCTGGATGACAGTTTAATAACAGTTCAAAATGGCTGGAGACGAAATCATGAACAAAAAAATTCTCCGCGAAGTTCTCATTCAGCCCTCGTATTTGAAAATACATAATATGGGTTCCCCTcttctggcataatattgtttgtcagaaatacacttcgcataacatgtatcgcagaaacacttttagtagaatgataattaggcataaatattactttgcattATTATTACTAGGCATACTatacattttgcagcatattatttagcagaagattacttttgcagactttggtttagcataattttatgtaccataatcatcctgcagcatactttcattatggcataatgtttttctacttgcagAAAAGTGCATTACGTTAAgtaagaactgtgacccccaaacaaaattgaacctgtgccagataagaagattatgttaggttggaactgcggccTCCTGCATAAAACGAACGGctcccagaaaagtgggttaggttaggttagaactgcgacctcatacaaaacgaacggtcaccagaaaagtgggttaggttaggttagaactgcgacctcacaaaacgaacggccaccagaaaagtgggttaggttaggttaaatactatgcaatacatttatctgcgaaattaatactcgtttaaaagactattatgatcatcaacagtatgccaaaatatggttctggattttaaaactctgcgaaatgattgtatgctaaataatatatgggaaaggtaattctgccaaacgacatttctgccaagtaacattatgcaatacaaaaatatgtcaaaaatctttctgcaacacattagtaaaccacataatatattatttacgcTCGAGTTCGAGGCATTGTAATCGTAAACCGCACCGCGGAAACCGGTCTCGTTTCCTGGGCAGAGCCGACTTGgatatggttaggttagaagaCTAAAAATAACCTCgaagactaaggcgggagctaagctcccgccttagtcttcgaggttatttttttttcaacaacccAAAACACGTAATTACACAGCAACTTTGGGTCAGATATCCCAATTTTCGTGTCAAatatctcggccatttttgattttagagaaaagttattcctacaaaacatccttattttagcatattgtctacgattacacaataaaaaatagacgtTATAATGACACAACATCCATCGTAAATTTGACCAAGTCTTTCGGGTCAAATATCTCAgccattttaaattttagagaaaagtttattaagaaaaaggtgattatttcatcaaaatcttgtaaattattctaagtgttttgaaacccctatgtttttttaattttctcaaaaaaaatttcAAGGTGCTTGAACCAGCCCCCCTTTGGTACAGTCTGACCAAATGAAACAAttggtaaacaataaacaactaagtgtatattattattatgccaACTAAAACGTTCTACGACATGAAAGTTGGCATTTTGAAAATTGACATTATAAAACACAGACCAAACGTTTAGTTGGTAACTGTGCGgttggcaaattaaaaaaaaccatttgaTAAGTTGGGAAATGAAAATTCGGCGAAATAAAATTCCGCTAAACGTGAGTTGGGAAGTGATAATCGGCCATACCATTTTCGGCGATAAATAAGAGAAcccgaaaagacattacgtagtttcccgaacgctgcccaaccgagttggattcatAGCAAAGTTTAATTTTATCCTCTGGAGTGGCTTGCCATGTAGATGCTAATTTTCAATTGCTTTACTCACATTGGCTATTGAAAGTTCACCCTACCGTTAAAGTTAAAAGTAATGATAATTAATGATTAATTTGGATTTGGTTTGTGATGTTTTATAGCTAGTTTTTTATAATAGatctaatattgtaaatatgaattgcattatatacaattgtatataatttatattaatttcaGTTTGTTGGTTTATACCCTATTTGCAAATGGAAGAGCGGTGTCTCCCGACACAAGTATCTTTGTACTTAATGGGAGATCCCAGCCTTTTATGTGTTATGTATCATGTAATAAACCaaataaactattttgtatttgtatatagCTAGAATTTTCTTCGCGTTGCTGTGGTAAATATTATGTGTTTCACTTGGTATCTAGTTTACCCCCATGCTTTAAAACTCTTGCACATTTTGAAGCATCTGAATCGTTATGGTCCACCAGCAGAAGTATGAaagataattattaattaaattaaagaaaCTTATGTAACGCCCTGCCACTGTTACATATTTATCAGGTTGGTATTTTGGATATTTGAGTATTGTTTTGTCGTCTTACAGCGCCCACTCTTGTCTCCTCTGCTGTGGTGTCGGGTCGGCGCCGCTCGTGCTCGGTCAGGCTGGAGCGCCTGCTGGTGGACGCGGAGCGGCGCACCTGCCGGGTCGGGCGCCGCACATACAAGCTGCACGCCACCGAGCCCGCACCCACACCCCATGTCACCACCACCATCTATCAATGTCACCATTGCGGCAAACGGTTCAGGAGCAAGTCGGTTTTGAAGAAGCACGTACACACTCACTCGCCTTTACATAATTCGACCGTAGGGGATTATGGTTTAGAACCACATCAAATGCTACACGGTGACAAAAAACTATATAAAAAGGCTCACATGATTATACACAGATTACGGATGACTCACACAGACGAGAAGCCTTTCAGGTGTACATACTGTGCCTACAAGTGTAAAAGAAAAGCACAGTTACGGAATCACCTGATGACTCACACAGAAGAGAAGCCTTTCAGATGTAGCCACTGTGCTTACAAGTGTATAAGAAAAGCAGATTTACAGGCTCACCTGATCACTCACACAGACAAGAAGCCTTTGagttgtagtcactgtagcTACAAGTGTAAAAGAAAAGCACAGTTACAGAGTCACCTGATGACTCACACAGGTGAGAAGCCTTTCAGGTGTAGTTACTGTACCTACAAGTGTAAAAGAAAAGCACAATTACAGTTTCACCTGATGACTCACACAGACGAGAAGCCTTTCAGTTGTAGTCACTGTGATCACAAGTGTAGACAAAAAACAGATTTACAGTTTCACCTGAAGACTCACACAGATGAGAAGCCTTTcagttgtagtcactgtagcTACAAGTGTAGAAGAAAAGGAGAGTTACAGAGTCACCTGATGACTCACACAGACGAGAAGCATTTCAGTTGTAGTCGCTGTAGCTACAAGGGTAAAAGAAAAAGAGAGTTACAGAGTCACCTCTTGACTCACACAGACAAGAAGCCTTTCAGTTGTTGTCACTGTAGCTACAAGGGTAAAAGAAAAAGCTATTTACAGAGACACATGATGACTCACACAGACGAGAAGCCTTTCAGTTGTAGTCACTGTGGCTACAAGTGTAGAAGTAAAGTAGATTTACAAACTCACCTGATGGCTCGCACAGACGAGAAGCCTTTCAGTTGTAATCACTGGCTACAAGTGTACAAGAAAAAGAGATTTTCAGACTCACCTGATGACTCACACAGACGAGAAGCCTTTCAGGTGTAAACACTGTGCCTACATGTGTAAAAGAAAATCAAAATTACGGACTCACCTTAAGAGAAGCCTTTCATGTGTAGTGTAGCCACTGTAGCTACAAGtgtagaaggaaatttggcttACAGACTCACCTGTTGACTCACACTGGTGAAAAACCTTTCAAGTGCAAGTACTGTGACCCCAGGAGCCGTCGTAAATTCTATTCATCTTGTTCCTATTAATGTATTACTACATGTACACTTTTTGTATGATCCTTACATTTTGTTTTCATTCGGCGATTAAATGCATTGAATTTATCAACTTAGTTTGTTGGTGCctttacatttaatattcttTAACTGCATTTCAATCTGCTAAATTTCACTTTACTCTGTTTTCATCTTTTGAACTCTGACACCTCAGTTACTAGAGTTAAGGTTGCAGTTGCCGCAGTTTCAGGAGCTAATGAACGGAGTTGTCCGAAACTTAGGATCTATTTTAAGGTTTCCAATTTCATTTACGCTTTTTTCTCTCTTTTTGTGCGCATGTGTGTGTGCGCATAAGTGCTAGTTTTCGTTTAATTAAGGAGACTTTGGAACTAACTATGAGTTCCTGTAGTTGGATTACAGTTTCAATCTTGTTGTCTATGTAAGTTTAAAGCTGTTGGTTCTCcttaatagataaataaatatataaagtaatcTAGTATGTAGTAAAGCTCATTTAAGCACTCACCAAAATATACACTCTGATATAAAGAAAGGACGCTTAGCATAAAGAAGTTCGAATATTGATCCGCCTGTTCTTATCTATGTCGCACGGTCCTGCTACTAGAAGAAATTAATATCGAGGCATCTATCCCACTGGGGCATCCATCCTGAAATTACcgtaatcaatcaatcaaaatatactttattcatgtaggcctagcaacaagctcttatgaatcgtaattaatcttaatctaattatcagagcaatttattgatgttaatattattccataataaaattggattattatacaatatatcaaatttaacactaggAATTTCAccaaaggatcgtcaaacattaaaaagattgtatgaaaaaatactagtctagaatttctagaataaaatctaaatgtcaaaaataaagcataagtaacaaaagaagtagatagtattacatcggaatatccatttcctcatcaataatcaaatatacctaataaataaataatcatttcgaataacaattaatcccacgttgtattatcattcatgtagtcgtgtgtggtataataagctttagaaataagtttacgctttacataattcttaaatttattaatagataattcagtaatatggtttggaagtttattataaaatcttacacaattacccatgattttttaattttatggagccgagtgaagggcactgcgagcttatgtttatttctagtattaatattatgaatttcacaattttccctaaaatttacaatatttttatgtacatacacaaTATTCtgataaatgtattgacagtgcactgtcattatgtcaatttccttaaatttatctctaagtgagtctctttggttaattttgtatattgctcgaagcACCgcccctatatattatactactctttgaccgccccacagtaaaataccatatgccataatgctatggaagtaactaaaatatactaatcggctgttttcacatcagttaactgacggattttgctcactgcaaaagctgcagagctcagtctattcgaaagagtagcaatatggggaccccactggagtttataatctaaagttataccaagaaaaactgtactatcaactaaagTCATCCTATTTAAGAGCCCTTCTTatcttttttgatttttttgccatttttatatattgtgacattgtttgcggtaacaaaaaggaaagattgataaatgtatggaaattttaggacactttttttcccTATAAtaatgaaaagggctcgcgatcctgactagaaataacaaaccagtggcaggggtgcgaaactcatgacttcggtcaaactcggctccgctcggctcagcattgctccgagcaattattagggttggcaccacttgacttccttttgcgtgcacgaccacagataagataatcacttgatttttgacaaccctaaatagccgaaagggatagtgccatatattagaaagggacagcatgattcgaccctgaaccgctgtcaaacttcgtttttgtaggaagtttcctttcttgTTTCCTTTttatactattaattattctgtgccaGTGGGAAAAAAGGTCacaattagtgatgtaccgactattgatttggccgactagccgactagccgactaatcggcgctcgaatggccgattagtcggccgactagtcggctagtcggccagatcattagtttcgtataagttcaggtgaaaaacaatagttttactCCTTTGgtcgcgctattcatcatattagcttggctaaaaggtatTCTCTACAgcttcaaagacctatcacaagaatcctcgttcaatttctgtctttcttttattttgcgatcctgaacAGACCGTccgtacagcttgtaggaggtatttccaaggctctatttcccgtacgtagtcgccagttaaggatctatcccctgtggtcagcgtctttacaaTCAACGTGCCCTGTCTTTAGACAGACttttctctaaattttgcaataacattaatagttcgccatggctccaccattaaaaaaaaacaacaaatccatactatataatatacaggcgaaagtgtgtcggtctgtctgttacttcttcacgcttaagccgctgaaccaatttagttgaaatttgctatagagatagtttgagtcccggggaaggacataggataatttttatgtcggaaatcatccctgtagagagtgcaaagggagatggaattgaaagagttaatgaattgcctaataattgaagtaagcaatgcgcgaattgaattattactattagcattatccaggcgctatacctactttagctgctgtcactaattccacgcagacaaagtcgcgggcaaaagctagtactgaataataataaaattatttaactatcgaacttgcccatgaaattacacgagaatcagttgaggtcgacctgtagaggaaaacaccatcccaccaacatacgataacgatcaaacggtcaattatttccgcggttccgcggccggctccctgagactgtggggttgcgaactgcatcgcagccataattgtgtttttagttttaagatatattttgtaataatatgtatgctagttttaaggtatttatctatgggccaatagttgcctgaaaataaatgttttcattcatttcattcattcattcaattatacgtatgaacaaaagttttcgtatgcactctgaataggtattttagtaaaatagacataaaacatatggtaaatattgactgttgatttaatttttttttgtttttattgcactaataaagtgccgactaatcggccatttttgccgactagtcgccgactaa
The Cydia splendana chromosome 24, ilCydSple1.2, whole genome shotgun sequence DNA segment above includes these coding regions:
- the LOC134802075 gene encoding gastrula zinc finger protein XlCGF57.1-like; protein product: MSPARVRQEAETDRSEMPLIKEEAEFMDEEVRVKEECEDSTDGCGVSEAAMLAGLYDEHVVKDELVLGPERPHRPTVAPVVRAPTLVSSAVVSGRRRSCSVRLERLLVDAERRTCRVGRRTYKLHATEPAPTPHVTTTIYQCHHCGKRFRSKSVLKKHVHTHSPLHNSTVGDYGLEPHQMLHGDKKLYKKAHMIIHRLRMTHTDEKPFRCTYCAYKCKRKAQLRNHLMTHTEEKPFRCSHCAYKCIRKADLQAHLITHTDKKPLSCSHCSYKCKRKAQLQSHLMTHTGEKPFRCSYCTYKCKRKAQLQFHLMTHTDEKPFSCSHCDHKCRQKTDLQFHLKTHTDEKPFSCSHCSYKCRRKGELQSHLMTHTDEKHFSCSRCSYKGKRKRELQSHLLTHTDKKPFSCCHCSYKGKRKSYLQRHMMTHTDEKPFSCSHCGYKCRSKVDLQTHLMARTDEKPFSCNHWLQVYKKKRFSDSPDDSHRREAFQV